The following is a genomic window from Pseudomonadota bacterium.
AATTTTGCGGCTTTCACGGCTTCTATCCAGGCTGTTCGCTCAATTTTAGCGCCTCATTTGCGCCAGATAGCATGATCTTAGCAAATGATTAGTGAATATTCCCCCCACGCCAGAAATAAATTCTAGCTGGCCCGGCGTGGTATCAGCCGCTCGACGACTTGCGTATCGACTTCTAAGAGTTGGTGATCAGCCCGGGCCTCCCTCGGCCACAATAGATTAGTCCGGCTCGGATTTCGCGGCACTGAGTTCGATCGCCTGGCCATGCGGTGTATTCAGATAGGCGTGCCGCCAATCATCCTTACGCCCGGTCATTTCGGCTCGCGAAGCCAGGCCTTTGTCGGCCACCAACTTTTCCAGCGCCGCCAACCATTGGCGGTAGTAGGTGCTGATCGCCTCTTCCGCCCCGCCTCCAGCACCGCCATCAGCTCGCGCGGCCCTTTCACCAGGCTCCGCAGCGATCTCGGCGCTCA
Proteins encoded in this region:
- a CDS encoding nitrile hydratase accessory protein, with amino-acid sequence MVDKAQLTATPSLPLTEDGPLFAEPWQAQAFAMAVRLSAEGHFSWPEWAQYLSAEIAAEPGERAARADGGAGGGAEEAISTYYRQWLAALEKLVADKGLASRAEMTGRKDDWRHAYLNTPHGQAIELSAAKSEPD